Proteins from a single region of Crassaminicella profunda:
- a CDS encoding ABC transporter ATP-binding protein, with the protein MSKVVLKGVEKVYPNGFKAVHGIDLEINNGEFMVFVGPSGCAKSTTLRMVAGLEEISGGTISIGEKIVNNIPPKDRGIAMVFQNYALYPHMTVYDNMAFSLKMKKTPKDIIEKKVRGAAKILDIESLLDRKPKQLSGGQRQRVAVGRAIVRDPEVFLFDEPLSNLDAKLRVHMRVQLSQLHKELKTTMIYVTHDQVEAMTMGDRICVMNLGKIMQVDTPLNLYHYPANKFVAGFIGSPAMNLVEGELIKKNNNIAVKIGGMELDLPLSKIEKIKNHVGKKVWFGIRPEYIGIRKHESWEAVKGKIDVLEHMGNETFIYFRVGDLQMTARIDSLDSKELMIGAEQRFMINMERCHIFDYDSEKNISL; encoded by the coding sequence ATGTCAAAAGTAGTGTTAAAGGGAGTAGAAAAAGTTTATCCAAATGGTTTTAAAGCTGTTCATGGAATAGACTTAGAGATAAATAATGGAGAATTTATGGTTTTTGTAGGGCCATCAGGATGTGCTAAATCAACTACATTGAGAATGGTTGCAGGACTTGAAGAAATCAGTGGAGGAACCATTTCTATAGGGGAAAAAATCGTCAATAATATTCCACCTAAAGACAGAGGGATTGCCATGGTTTTCCAAAACTATGCATTGTATCCTCATATGACTGTTTATGATAATATGGCTTTTTCATTAAAAATGAAGAAAACGCCTAAAGATATCATTGAAAAAAAAGTAAGAGGAGCAGCAAAAATTTTAGATATAGAAAGTCTATTAGATAGAAAACCTAAGCAGTTATCAGGAGGGCAAAGACAAAGGGTTGCTGTAGGAAGAGCCATTGTAAGAGATCCAGAAGTGTTCTTATTTGATGAACCATTATCTAACTTAGATGCAAAGCTAAGAGTGCATATGAGGGTTCAGTTATCACAGCTTCATAAAGAACTAAAAACAACTATGATTTATGTAACTCATGATCAAGTAGAAGCCATGACTATGGGAGATAGAATTTGTGTAATGAATTTAGGGAAAATCATGCAGGTTGATACACCACTAAATTTATATCACTATCCAGCCAATAAGTTTGTGGCAGGTTTTATCGGTTCTCCAGCTATGAATCTTGTGGAAGGAGAATTGATTAAAAAAAATAACAATATAGCTGTAAAAATAGGGGGGATGGAGTTAGATTTACCATTAAGCAAAATTGAAAAAATAAAGAATCATGTGGGTAAAAAAGTATGGTTCGGTATTAGACCAGAGTATATAGGTATTAGGAAACATGAATCTTGGGAAGCTGTAAAAGGTAAGATTGATGTACTAGAGCATATGGGAAATGAAACCTTCATATACTTTAGGGTGGGAGATTTACAAATGACAGCTAGAATAGATTCTTTAGATTCCAAAGAATTGATGATTGGAGCCGAGCAACGCTTTATGATTAACATGGAAAGATGTCATATATTTGATTATGACAGTGAAAAAAATATAAGCTTATAA
- a CDS encoding ABC transporter substrate-binding protein: MFKSKKILALVMTVIMSMMLFAGCGSQEKKEVSEGNDKVEVNVFQFKVEIAKELEEAVLAYEKEHPNVKINIQTVGGGDDYGAALKAKFQSGSEPDIFNVGGPQDVKDWANKLEDLSDQPWVDLALPGILSGATMDEKVFALPFNIEGYGFVYNKGIFEAAGIDVSKILDYKSLEEAVKTLDAKIKSGELKEKYPLLEAVFEYPAKETWVTGLHTSNTALGQEFSSSIEAFNAEKVEFKYGEGLKKIVDLQANYSSNGDERQKLNAVDYTRQAEEGLAIERVAIIQQGNWVYGKIKGVDEKVANNLDILPMPIEGAKEDCIPVGVPMHWGVNKDSKAEVKAAAKDFLNWLYTSDAGKDYIVNKFYFIPPLKGYENLEPKDPLGKAVKRYAEAGKTTPWVFMGYPTGWGMEVLGNDIQKYLAGEVTWEEVVTNTKAQWEKMR, from the coding sequence ATGTTCAAATCTAAAAAGATATTAGCTTTAGTTATGACAGTCATTATGAGTATGATGTTGTTTGCTGGTTGCGGATCACAAGAGAAAAAGGAAGTAAGTGAAGGCAATGACAAGGTAGAGGTTAACGTTTTCCAATTCAAGGTTGAAATTGCTAAAGAATTAGAAGAAGCTGTACTTGCATATGAAAAAGAACATCCAAATGTAAAGATTAATATTCAAACTGTTGGTGGTGGAGATGATTATGGTGCTGCATTAAAAGCAAAATTCCAATCTGGAAGCGAACCAGATATCTTTAATGTGGGTGGACCACAAGATGTAAAAGATTGGGCCAATAAGCTAGAAGATTTATCTGATCAACCATGGGTAGATTTAGCCCTTCCTGGGATATTATCAGGCGCTACTATGGATGAAAAAGTATTTGCATTGCCTTTTAACATTGAGGGATATGGATTTGTATATAACAAAGGTATTTTTGAAGCAGCAGGAATTGATGTTTCTAAAATTCTAGATTATAAAAGCTTAGAAGAAGCTGTAAAAACTTTAGATGCAAAAATTAAGAGTGGAGAGTTAAAGGAAAAATATCCTCTACTAGAAGCTGTATTTGAATATCCTGCTAAAGAAACTTGGGTAACAGGTCTTCATACTTCAAATACTGCACTAGGTCAAGAATTTAGTAGTTCTATTGAAGCGTTTAATGCAGAGAAGGTTGAGTTTAAATATGGAGAGGGATTAAAGAAAATAGTTGATTTACAAGCTAATTATTCATCTAATGGAGATGAAAGACAAAAATTAAATGCTGTTGATTATACAAGACAAGCAGAAGAAGGTTTAGCAATAGAGCGTGTTGCAATTATTCAGCAAGGAAACTGGGTATATGGAAAAATTAAAGGGGTAGATGAAAAGGTTGCAAACAACTTAGATATTCTTCCAATGCCAATTGAAGGAGCAAAAGAAGATTGTATTCCTGTTGGTGTACCAATGCATTGGGGAGTGAATAAGGACAGTAAGGCTGAAGTAAAGGCAGCAGCTAAGGATTTCTTAAACTGGCTATATACATCTGATGCAGGAAAAGACTATATTGTGAATAAATTCTACTTTATACCACCACTAAAAGGATATGAGAATCTTGAACCTAAAGATCCACTAGGAAAAGCGGTTAAGAGATATGCAGAAGCTGGAAAGACTACTCCTTGGGTATTTATGGGATATCCAACAGGATGGGGAATGGAAGTTTTAGGAAATGACATTCAAAAATATTTAGCTGGAGAAGTTACTTGGGAAGAAGTAGTTACGAATACGAAGGCGCAATGGGAAAAAATGAGATAA
- a CDS encoding carbohydrate ABC transporter permease, with product MKNSKFWFSFFVGPILFAFIVVVIIPMFMGIYYSFTDWNGIGNTANWIGLKNYIDVFKDKDFLSAFIFTAKFAVVSVITINLMGFGLALLVTRGLKISNFLRSAFFMPNLIGGLILGFVWQFIFTKAFDSLGRLSGLGFLEGWLADPTTGFWGLVILMSWQMAGYMMVIYIASLESIPESLIEAAEIDGANAWERLIHITIPLVAPAFTVGLFLTLSNSFKLYDQNLSLTGGGPYNSTQMLAMNIYNTAFKFDDFGLAQGKAVIFLITVAAISLTQIYYSKKREVEM from the coding sequence ATGAAAAATTCGAAATTTTGGTTTAGCTTTTTTGTAGGACCTATTTTGTTTGCATTTATCGTAGTAGTGATTATACCAATGTTTATGGGGATTTATTACTCCTTCACAGATTGGAATGGTATAGGAAACACTGCAAATTGGATTGGACTTAAGAATTATATAGATGTATTTAAAGATAAGGATTTTTTAAGTGCTTTTATATTTACTGCTAAATTTGCTGTTGTATCTGTAATTACTATCAATTTAATGGGGTTTGGTTTAGCATTGCTTGTAACAAGAGGATTAAAAATCAGTAATTTTTTAAGAAGTGCTTTCTTTATGCCAAATTTAATAGGAGGACTTATCTTAGGATTTGTATGGCAATTTATTTTTACAAAAGCCTTTGATTCATTAGGAAGGCTATCTGGATTAGGATTTTTGGAAGGTTGGTTAGCTGATCCAACTACAGGGTTTTGGGGTCTTGTCATATTGATGTCATGGCAAATGGCAGGATATATGATGGTTATTTATATTGCATCTCTAGAAAGTATCCCCGAGTCTTTAATTGAAGCTGCAGAAATAGATGGGGCAAATGCTTGGGAAAGGTTGATTCATATAACCATTCCTTTGGTGGCACCAGCCTTTACTGTTGGATTGTTTTTAACATTATCGAACTCCTTTAAGTTGTATGATCAAAACTTGTCATTAACAGGAGGAGGACCATACAATTCTACCCAAATGTTAGCCATGAATATTTACAATACAGCCTTTAAATTTGATGATTTTGGTTTGGCACAGGGAAAAGCAGTTATATTTTTGATTACGGTAGCAGCTATTTCATTAACACAAATTTATTATAGTAAGAAAAGGGAGGTAGAAATGTAA
- a CDS encoding carbohydrate ABC transporter permease yields the protein MKSKKRNKTFVLIISILLGILFLSPFYIILSNSFKTQKGIFLNVMSLPFGDFFTSNNYIEAFRELDFIHSFLNSLFITVSSTIIIVIFASMAAWMLVRTKTRFSSFLFFVFAAAMLIPFQSVMLPLVNIMGKLGLLNPVGLVFMYLGFGSSLSIILYHGFIKNIPKELEEAAVIDGCNKFQVFWYIIFPLLKPITVTVSILNTMWIWNDFLLPQLVINKPEWHTIPLKMFYFFGQHSKQWHLALAGLVIAMIPIIIFYFIAQKHIIKGVTQGSIK from the coding sequence ATGAAAAGTAAAAAGAGAAATAAAACATTTGTGCTGATTATTAGTATTTTACTTGGGATTTTGTTTTTATCACCCTTTTATATTATATTAAGTAATTCTTTTAAAACGCAAAAAGGAATTTTCTTAAATGTAATGAGCCTTCCCTTTGGTGATTTTTTTACTTCAAATAATTATATTGAAGCTTTTAGGGAACTTGATTTTATCCATTCGTTTTTAAATTCATTGTTTATTACAGTATCTAGTACAATCATTATTGTCATATTTGCTTCAATGGCAGCATGGATGCTTGTTCGAACAAAAACAAGATTTAGTTCATTTTTATTTTTCGTATTTGCAGCAGCCATGTTGATTCCTTTTCAATCTGTTATGTTACCTCTTGTAAATATTATGGGGAAATTAGGACTTTTAAATCCTGTGGGGCTTGTATTTATGTACCTTGGATTTGGATCTAGTTTATCTATTATATTATACCATGGATTTATTAAGAATATTCCAAAGGAATTAGAAGAGGCTGCAGTCATTGATGGTTGTAATAAATTTCAAGTGTTTTGGTATATCATATTTCCACTATTAAAACCTATAACTGTAACGGTGAGTATATTAAATACTATGTGGATATGGAATGACTTTTTACTTCCTCAATTAGTCATTAACAAACCTGAGTGGCATACCATTCCACTAAAGATGTTTTACTTTTTCGGCCAACATTCAAAGCAATGGCATTTGGCATTAGCAGGACTTGTAATAGCAATGATTCCTATCATTATATTCTACTTTATAGCCCAAAAACATATTATCAAAGGGGTTACACAAGGTTCCATAAAATAG
- a CDS encoding TIM-barrel domain-containing protein has protein sequence MTIYEINKDVIKYRFGNPICTHAVMKDGIEKKEKDLPFFQLEQGETIQLRYKMKVDDIVLGLGENQRGMNKRGGIYESFCSDDPLHTSDKKSLYGAHNFLMIEGTEKFGVFIDHPGKIIFDVGFTHKDYLEIRIDDHDVDIYMIKGNNLRKIVKNFLNLTGDGYVPPKWAFGYQQCRWSYKDANEVEKIADLFFKNDIPCDAIYLDIDYMEDFKDFTISEERFPNFKSFVEKMKQKGFRLIPIIDAGVKIEKDYDVYEEGVKNKYFCVDENEKPFVAAVWPGRVHFPDFLNPDVRRWFGLKYKNLIDCGIEGFWNDMNEPAIFYTDQGLKKAIKHAKESENENLDIYTFFSLKDTFVNLSNNIEDYKSFYHRLDGELVSHHKVHNLYGYNMTRAAAEGFREIDPNKRFLLFSRSSYIGMHRYSGIWTGDNHSWWEHILLNIKMMPSLNMCGFLYSGADTGGFNGDANAELIIRWSQFSLFTPLFRNHSAMGTRSQEPFAFDEESKNIIKNTIKLRYALIPYIYSEYMKAVINKDIYFSPLSFEYDDEMSKRVENQLLVGDSIMITPIYEENAKGRNVYLPEDMLLWKVENYNDRNYQVLKKGHMYLDVDFREIPIFIRKNKMLVLGKSANNVESIENDELHVIAFVTDQAKYSYYDDDGKSYDYKEGKYSEIVIEIEKKNEEYHIKIDPRGNKKVEKLHFEIIDREGKVTKRTINL, from the coding sequence GTGACTATATATGAAATCAATAAAGATGTAATAAAATATAGATTTGGAAATCCCATATGTACCCATGCAGTTATGAAGGATGGTATTGAAAAAAAAGAGAAAGATCTACCATTTTTTCAACTAGAACAAGGAGAAACCATTCAGCTTCGTTATAAGATGAAGGTTGATGATATAGTACTAGGACTAGGAGAGAATCAAAGAGGCATGAACAAAAGAGGAGGGATCTATGAATCCTTTTGCTCAGATGACCCACTGCATACATCAGATAAAAAATCCTTATATGGTGCACACAATTTTTTGATGATTGAGGGAACGGAGAAATTTGGGGTTTTCATTGATCATCCTGGGAAGATAATCTTTGACGTGGGATTTACCCATAAGGATTATTTAGAAATTCGTATAGATGATCATGATGTAGATATTTATATGATTAAGGGCAACAATCTTAGAAAAATTGTAAAGAACTTTTTAAATCTTACTGGGGACGGGTATGTACCTCCTAAATGGGCCTTTGGATATCAGCAGTGTAGATGGAGTTATAAAGATGCTAATGAGGTAGAAAAAATTGCAGATCTATTTTTTAAAAATGATATTCCATGTGATGCTATTTATTTAGATATAGATTATATGGAAGACTTCAAAGACTTTACTATTAGTGAAGAGCGGTTTCCGAATTTTAAAAGCTTTGTAGAAAAGATGAAACAAAAAGGCTTTCGATTAATTCCTATTATTGATGCAGGGGTAAAAATTGAAAAAGATTATGATGTTTATGAAGAGGGTGTAAAAAACAAGTACTTTTGTGTAGATGAAAATGAAAAGCCTTTTGTGGCTGCAGTTTGGCCAGGAAGAGTACATTTTCCTGACTTTTTAAATCCTGATGTGAGACGTTGGTTTGGATTAAAGTATAAAAATTTAATTGATTGTGGTATTGAAGGTTTTTGGAATGATATGAATGAACCGGCAATTTTTTATACGGATCAAGGACTAAAAAAAGCAATAAAGCATGCAAAGGAATCAGAAAATGAGAATTTAGATATCTATACATTTTTTAGTCTGAAGGATACGTTTGTGAATCTATCTAATAATATAGAGGATTATAAGAGTTTTTATCATAGGCTGGATGGAGAACTTGTGAGTCACCATAAGGTGCATAATCTATATGGTTATAACATGACAAGAGCTGCAGCAGAAGGCTTTAGGGAGATTGATCCAAATAAAAGATTTTTATTATTCTCAAGATCATCCTATATAGGTATGCATCGCTACTCTGGTATATGGACTGGAGACAATCATTCTTGGTGGGAGCATATACTTCTAAATATAAAGATGATGCCGTCCTTAAATATGTGTGGATTTTTATATAGTGGTGCAGATACAGGTGGATTTAATGGAGATGCAAATGCTGAGTTAATCATAAGATGGAGTCAATTTAGTTTGTTTACGCCACTTTTTAGAAATCATTCAGCAATGGGAACAAGATCTCAAGAGCCATTTGCATTTGATGAAGAGAGTAAAAATATTATAAAAAATACAATAAAATTAAGATATGCACTGATTCCTTATATTTATTCTGAATATATGAAGGCTGTTATCAATAAGGACATTTATTTTTCACCCTTATCTTTTGAATATGATGATGAAATGTCAAAGCGGGTAGAAAATCAACTTTTAGTGGGAGATTCTATAATGATTACACCTATCTATGAAGAAAATGCAAAGGGGCGAAATGTTTATCTTCCAGAGGATATGCTTTTATGGAAGGTAGAGAATTACAATGATAGAAACTATCAGGTACTAAAGAAAGGACATATGTATTTGGATGTTGACTTTAGGGAGATACCTATATTTATAAGAAAAAATAAGATGCTGGTTTTAGGAAAAAGTGCTAATAATGTAGAAAGTATTGAGAATGATGAATTACATGTAATTGCCTTTGTGACAGATCAAGCAAAATACAGCTATTACGATGATGATGGAAAAAGCTATGATTATAAAGAAGGAAAATATAGTGAAATAGTCATTGAAATTGAGAAAAAAAATGAAGAATATCATATAAAAATTGATCCTAGAGGAAATAAAAAGGTTGAAAAATTACATTTTGAGATAATCGATAGGGAAGGAAAGGTTACTAAGAGAACAATCAATCTCTAA
- the malQ gene encoding 4-alpha-glucanotransferase, protein MITRSSGILMHITSLPSPYGIGTFGKEAYEFIDFLVKSGQKYWQLLPLGSTGYGDSPYQSFSAFAGNPYFIDFESLEKDRLLKKEDYVDLDFGRDREKVDFEKIFKNKMAVLRKAFENGKEKYEEDMKGFKEENKDWINDYGLYMAVKNQFHLKPWQEWDEDIKLRKKETIKHYEEILKNEINYWVFLQFLFFKQWKTLKKYANEKGIRIIGDLPIYVAEDSADTWANSEIFLLDEEKKPIKVAGCPPDAFSVTGQLWGNPIYRWDFLEQTGYEWWIHRIKDSYKLYDILRIDHFRGFESFWQVPYGEETAENGEWVKGPGNNLFYAIQEALGDIDIIAEDLGYLTQEVIEFREETGYPGMKVLQFAFDTREESDYLPHNYDKNCIVYTGTHDNDTVCGWFENTKKSDVNFAIKYLKLNEEEGYHWGFIRGAWSSVGNLAVAQMQDFLGLGSEARMNIPSTIGGNWQWRVKKEDLTDQLAEKIYKITKLYGR, encoded by the coding sequence ATGATTACAAGAAGCAGTGGCATATTAATGCATATTACCTCGTTACCTAGCCCTTATGGTATCGGAACATTTGGAAAAGAAGCCTATGAATTTATAGATTTTTTAGTAAAGAGTGGACAAAAATATTGGCAGCTATTGCCGCTGGGGTCTACTGGATATGGAGATTCTCCCTACCAATCCTTTTCAGCTTTTGCAGGGAATCCATATTTTATAGATTTTGAATCCTTAGAAAAGGATAGACTTTTAAAAAAAGAGGATTATGTAGATTTAGATTTTGGAAGGGATAGAGAAAAGGTAGATTTTGAGAAAATATTTAAAAACAAAATGGCTGTTTTAAGAAAAGCTTTTGAAAATGGGAAAGAAAAATATGAAGAAGATATGAAAGGGTTTAAAGAGGAAAATAAAGATTGGATAAATGATTATGGATTATATATGGCTGTAAAAAATCAATTTCATTTAAAGCCATGGCAAGAATGGGATGAAGATATTAAGTTAAGAAAAAAAGAAACCATAAAACATTATGAAGAAATATTAAAGAATGAAATCAATTATTGGGTATTTTTACAATTTCTATTTTTCAAACAGTGGAAAACTTTAAAAAAATATGCCAATGAAAAAGGGATACGAATTATTGGAGACCTTCCTATTTATGTAGCGGAAGATAGTGCGGATACATGGGCAAATAGTGAAATATTTTTGTTAGATGAAGAAAAGAAACCTATTAAGGTTGCAGGATGTCCTCCAGATGCTTTTTCTGTAACGGGACAGCTATGGGGAAACCCAATCTATAGATGGGATTTTTTAGAACAAACAGGTTATGAGTGGTGGATTCACCGGATTAAGGATAGTTATAAGCTCTATGATATTTTAAGAATAGATCATTTTAGAGGATTTGAATCCTTCTGGCAAGTTCCTTATGGGGAAGAAACGGCAGAAAATGGGGAATGGGTAAAGGGGCCAGGAAATAATCTTTTTTATGCTATTCAAGAAGCATTAGGTGATATTGATATTATTGCGGAAGATTTAGGCTATTTAACCCAAGAGGTAATAGAGTTTAGAGAAGAAACAGGATATCCTGGTATGAAGGTATTACAATTTGCATTTGATACAAGGGAAGAAAGTGACTATCTACCCCATAATTATGATAAAAATTGTATCGTTTATACGGGAACTCATGATAATGATACGGTTTGTGGGTGGTTTGAAAACACGAAAAAAAGTGATGTGAATTTTGCAATTAAATATTTAAAATTGAATGAAGAAGAGGGCTATCATTGGGGATTTATAAGAGGTGCATGGAGTTCTGTGGGAAATTTGGCAGTAGCACAGATGCAGGATTTTTTAGGCTTAGGCAGTGAAGCTAGAATGAACATTCCATCAACAATAGGTGGAAATTGGCAGTGGCGAGTGAAGAAAGAAGATTTAACAGATCAACTAGCTGAAAAGATTTATAAAATAACAAAGCTATATGGAAGGTAG
- a CDS encoding glycogen/starch/alpha-glucan phosphorylase, with translation MLDRKKFKENIERIIKIDFGKTLKQAKDDEKYYAISKAIMEGIVDDWSRTEKAYANGKQAYYLSAEFLMGRALGNNLINLDIYEEVKEILSEMNIDINVVEEIEEDAGLGNGGLGRLAACFMDSCATMNLPVTGYGIRYSHGIFKQKFVDGFQVEEGDNWLKYGDPWSLRRADDTVIIEFADGTVKAVPYDTPIIGYGTKNINKLRLWKAEPIKDFDFDLFNSQEYDEAVKEKNRAEDISRVLYPNDSKNEGKILRLKQQYFFVSASLKDMVKRFKEQFDHDFEKFPEYHAIQLNDTHPVVAIPELMRILIDEEGLSWEESFKITVNTFSYTNHTILAEALEQWWNGFYKEILPRIYEIIREIDRRFVIELKEKRYKNDKINRMRIIDDNMIKMAHLAIHGTHTTNGVAKLHTELLKHQELKDWYELYPNRFKNKTNGITPRRWVKLCNKELSEMFTELLGTDDWVNQLTMLKELEKYLDDRAVLKRLLAIKKKKKEELAEYIHIHEGIQIHPDSIFDIQIKRLHEYKRQLLNAFHILDLYYRLKENPQMDIVPRTFIFGAKAAPGYFRAKGIIKFINEMAKLVNSDTQINDKIKVVFVQNYRVSYAEKLFPAADISEQISTAGKEASGTGNMKFMLNGTPTLGTFDGANVEIVDEAGEENNFIFGARVEEIEKMKETYDPKEYYEKVPGLKRVVDTLIDGTFDDGGTGMFEEIYNSLLMGASWHKPDNYFLFRDFEDYREIHKAVDKAYGDKIGWAKKCLMNIANSGKFSSDRTIEEYAKEIWHIETRKI, from the coding sequence ATGTTGGATAGAAAAAAATTTAAGGAAAACATAGAGAGAATTATTAAAATAGATTTTGGGAAAACATTAAAGCAAGCTAAAGATGATGAAAAATATTATGCCATTTCAAAAGCTATAATGGAAGGTATTGTTGATGATTGGAGCAGGACAGAAAAAGCATACGCTAATGGAAAACAAGCTTATTATTTATCTGCAGAATTCTTAATGGGAAGGGCGTTAGGAAACAATCTAATCAATTTAGATATTTATGAAGAAGTTAAGGAAATTCTAAGTGAAATGAATATAGATATAAATGTAGTTGAAGAAATAGAAGAAGATGCAGGGTTAGGAAATGGAGGACTTGGAAGACTTGCAGCATGCTTTATGGACTCCTGTGCAACCATGAATTTACCAGTAACTGGTTATGGTATAAGATATAGTCATGGAATTTTCAAACAAAAGTTTGTAGATGGATTTCAAGTTGAAGAAGGAGACAATTGGCTAAAATATGGAGATCCTTGGTCATTAAGACGAGCTGATGATACAGTAATCATTGAATTTGCTGATGGGACAGTGAAGGCTGTTCCTTATGATACGCCAATCATAGGATATGGTACAAAAAATATTAACAAACTTAGATTATGGAAAGCTGAACCTATAAAAGATTTTGATTTTGATTTGTTTAACAGTCAAGAATATGATGAAGCCGTAAAAGAAAAGAATAGAGCAGAGGACATATCAAGGGTACTTTATCCTAATGACTCTAAAAATGAAGGGAAAATATTAAGATTGAAGCAGCAGTACTTTTTTGTATCAGCATCTTTAAAAGACATGGTTAAGAGATTTAAAGAGCAATTTGATCATGATTTTGAAAAATTTCCTGAGTATCATGCCATACAATTAAATGATACCCATCCTGTTGTAGCTATTCCAGAGCTTATGAGAATATTAATAGATGAAGAAGGATTAAGCTGGGAGGAATCTTTTAAAATTACAGTGAATACTTTTTCATATACAAACCACACCATATTAGCAGAAGCCCTAGAGCAGTGGTGGAATGGATTTTATAAAGAAATATTACCAAGAATTTATGAAATCATTAGAGAAATTGATAGAAGATTTGTCATAGAGCTAAAAGAAAAAAGATATAAGAATGATAAAATCAATCGTATGAGAATTATTGATGATAATATGATAAAAATGGCTCATTTAGCTATACATGGAACACACACGACCAATGGGGTTGCAAAGCTTCATACAGAGTTATTAAAGCATCAAGAGTTAAAAGACTGGTATGAACTTTATCCAAATAGATTTAAAAATAAAACAAATGGTATTACACCAAGAAGATGGGTAAAACTATGTAATAAGGAATTGTCAGAAATGTTTACAGAATTACTTGGAACAGATGATTGGGTGAATCAGTTAACTATGCTAAAAGAGCTTGAAAAGTATTTAGATGATAGAGCTGTTTTAAAAAGACTTTTAGCTATTAAAAAGAAAAAGAAAGAAGAATTAGCAGAATATATCCATATCCATGAAGGAATTCAGATCCATCCAGATTCTATATTTGATATTCAAATAAAGAGACTTCATGAATATAAGAGACAATTATTAAATGCTTTCCATATTTTAGATTTATATTATAGATTAAAAGAAAATCCTCAAATGGATATAGTTCCTAGAACTTTTATTTTTGGAGCAAAGGCAGCACCAGGCTATTTTAGAGCAAAGGGAATTATAAAGTTTATCAATGAGATGGCCAAACTTGTAAATAGTGACACGCAAATTAATGACAAAATCAAGGTTGTATTTGTACAGAATTACAGAGTGTCCTATGCAGAAAAATTATTTCCAGCAGCTGATATTTCTGAGCAAATATCTACAGCAGGAAAAGAAGCATCAGGGACAGGAAATATGAAATTTATGCTCAACGGAACACCTACACTAGGTACTTTTGATGGAGCAAACGTGGAAATCGTTGATGAAGCAGGAGAAGAAAACAACTTCATATTTGGTGCAAGGGTAGAAGAGATAGAAAAAATGAAGGAAACTTATGACCCAAAAGAATACTATGAAAAAGTACCAGGGTTAAAAAGAGTTGTAGATACATTAATAGATGGAACTTTTGACGATGGTGGAACAGGAATGTTTGAGGAAATTTATAATTCACTTCTTATGGGAGCAAGCTGGCATAAACCAGATAACTATTTCCTATTTAGAGACTTTGAGGATTATAGAGAAATTCATAAAGCGGTCGATAAAGCTTATGGAGACAAGATAGGATGGGCGAAAAAATGTTTAATGAATATAGCAAATAGTGGAAAATTCAGTAGTGATCGAACTATAGAAGAATATGCAAAAGAAATTTGGCATATAGAGACTAGAAAGATATAA